In a single window of the Massilia oculi genome:
- a CDS encoding head GIN domain-containing protein, which produces MKRAAIAALLALASLSAQAADQVRNVTPFKTIDARGPVSLVVEVGKAHSVRVEGNQKFIDRVTTEVVNGELRLGFEDKNRNNVNIKDGERVVVTMPELASFRGEGAGLMVLNNVRGDNFDVNYRGAGSLQMNGRVGHLRLNAEGVGEVVAKDLVAQDADVTFRGIGEVSVHARNRLNASVQGLGNLTYYGQPRSVSRSVSGIGNVTAAK; this is translated from the coding sequence ATGAAACGCGCCGCCATCGCCGCCCTTCTCGCCCTTGCCTCCCTGTCGGCCCAAGCCGCCGACCAAGTGCGCAACGTCACGCCGTTCAAGACCATCGACGCGCGCGGCCCGGTCAGCCTGGTGGTCGAGGTGGGCAAGGCCCATTCGGTGCGGGTCGAAGGCAACCAGAAATTCATCGACCGCGTCACGACCGAAGTCGTGAACGGCGAGCTGCGCCTGGGCTTCGAAGACAAGAACAGGAACAACGTCAATATCAAGGATGGCGAGCGGGTCGTCGTCACCATGCCCGAACTCGCCAGCTTCCGCGGCGAAGGCGCCGGCCTGATGGTGCTGAATAACGTTCGCGGCGATAACTTCGACGTCAACTACCGCGGCGCCGGCAGCCTGCAGATGAATGGCCGCGTAGGCCACCTGCGCCTGAACGCCGAGGGCGTGGGCGAAGTCGTGGCCAAGGACCTGGTGGCCCAGGATGCCGACGTCACCTTCCGCGGCATCGGCGAAGTGTCGGTGCACGCCAGGAACCGGCTCAACGCCAGCGTGCAGGGCCTGGGCAACCTGACCTATTACGGCCAGCCGCGTTCGGTCAGCCGCTCGGTGTCGGGCATCGGCAACGTCACCGCCGCCAAATAA
- a CDS encoding DUF4326 domain-containing protein — MTPHRVQLSRKKGWRMPPNTISVARPGRWGNPFSVLPEVAPGTPVGRYVAMPTVEEAVAAYRRWLSDDPDGRQLAQEAQSILRGHHLACWCRLDGPCHAQVLLDLVNR, encoded by the coding sequence ATGACGCCACACCGTGTGCAATTGAGTCGCAAGAAGGGCTGGCGTATGCCGCCGAACACGATTTCGGTGGCGCGTCCGGGCCGCTGGGGCAATCCCTTCTCGGTGTTGCCCGAGGTGGCGCCGGGCACGCCGGTCGGGCGCTACGTGGCGATGCCGACAGTGGAAGAGGCGGTTGCCGCCTATCGCCGCTGGCTGAGCGACGATCCCGACGGCCGCCAGCTGGCGCAAGAAGCGCAGAGCATCCTGCGCGGGCACCACCTGGCTTGCTGGTGCCGGCTCGACGGACCTTGCCATGCGCAGGTATTGCTCGACCTGGTCAACCGGTAA
- a CDS encoding ArsR/SmtB family transcription factor has translation MQTNLAIAALSALAQESRFAAFRLLVQAGPQGQSASNIAAALEMPASSLSFHLKELTHAGLVSPRQQGRYIIYAARLETLQRLMEFLASTCGSAGAQSMQERLAPV, from the coding sequence ATGCAAACCAATCTCGCCATCGCGGCGCTTTCCGCGCTCGCCCAGGAGTCGCGCTTCGCCGCCTTCCGCCTGCTGGTGCAGGCCGGTCCCCAGGGCCAGTCCGCCAGCAACATCGCCGCCGCCCTCGAAATGCCGGCCTCGTCGCTGTCTTTCCACTTGAAGGAACTCACCCATGCCGGCCTGGTGTCACCGCGCCAGCAGGGCCGCTACATCATCTATGCGGCGCGCCTGGAGACACTGCAGCGCTTGATGGAGTTCCTCGCGTCCACTTGCGGCAGCGCTGGCGCGCAGTCGATGCAGGAGCGCCTGGCCCCGGTATGA
- the cydX gene encoding cytochrome bd-I oxidase subunit CydX — MWYFAWLLGLPLAAAFGVLNAMWYELMDDAAVATAAKQRNPSVLPVSGPTQEALRKRA, encoded by the coding sequence ATGTGGTATTTCGCCTGGTTGTTGGGACTGCCGCTGGCAGCGGCGTTCGGCGTGCTGAACGCGATGTGGTATGAGCTGATGGACGATGCGGCGGTCGCCACCGCTGCCAAGCAGAGGAATCCGTCCGTGCTGCCCGTATCCGGGCCGACGCAGGAAGCGCTGCGCAAGCGCGCCTGA
- the cydB gene encoding cytochrome d ubiquinol oxidase subunit II: protein MILHMLLDYDTLRVIWWALLGVLLVAFAVTDGFDLGTGTLLPFVARTDLERRVVINTVGPVWEGNQVWLVLGGGAIFAAWPQLYAVSFSGFYLAMAAVLLALILRPVGFKYRSKRDSSQWRAAWDWALFVGGFVPALIFGVAMGNVLQGVPFRIQPDMQIFYEGGFFGLLNPFALLCGLVSVAMLVMHGAAWLVLKTDGLVASRARAWGIRAALATVALYAVAGVLLWNVVDGYRISSELVTTGPSNPLFKTVQANVAGAWFANYAAHSWTQLAPAAGIVGALLAWMALVKRKEGVAMLASSLSVAGIVLSVGASMFPFILPSSIQPQASLTVWDSSSSHLTLFIMLFCACIFLPLIIMYTSWVYKVLWGKVNPTDIRDGQGHAY, encoded by the coding sequence ATGATTCTTCATATGCTTCTCGACTACGACACCCTGCGTGTCATCTGGTGGGCGCTGCTGGGCGTCCTGCTGGTCGCCTTTGCCGTCACCGACGGCTTCGACCTCGGCACCGGCACCCTGCTGCCTTTCGTGGCCAGGACCGACCTCGAACGGCGCGTCGTCATCAACACCGTCGGCCCCGTGTGGGAAGGCAACCAGGTCTGGCTGGTGCTGGGCGGCGGCGCCATCTTCGCCGCCTGGCCGCAGCTGTACGCGGTCTCGTTCTCGGGCTTTTATCTCGCCATGGCGGCCGTGCTGCTGGCGCTGATCCTGCGCCCGGTCGGCTTCAAATACCGCAGCAAGCGTGACAGCAGCCAATGGCGCGCGGCCTGGGACTGGGCCCTGTTCGTCGGCGGCTTCGTGCCGGCGCTGATCTTCGGCGTCGCCATGGGCAATGTGCTGCAGGGCGTGCCGTTCCGCATCCAGCCCGACATGCAGATTTTTTATGAAGGCGGCTTCTTCGGGCTCCTGAATCCGTTCGCGCTGCTGTGCGGCCTGGTGTCGGTGGCGATGCTGGTGATGCATGGCGCGGCCTGGCTGGTGCTCAAGACCGACGGCCTGGTGGCCAGCCGTGCGCGCGCCTGGGGCATCCGCGCGGCGCTCGCCACGGTGGCGCTGTACGCCGTGGCCGGCGTGCTGCTGTGGAACGTGGTCGACGGCTACCGCATCAGCAGCGAGCTGGTGACGACCGGTCCATCGAATCCGCTGTTCAAGACCGTGCAGGCGAATGTCGCCGGCGCCTGGTTCGCCAACTATGCGGCCCATTCCTGGACCCAGCTGGCGCCCGCCGCCGGCATCGTCGGCGCGCTGCTGGCCTGGATGGCGCTGGTCAAGCGCAAGGAAGGCGTGGCGATGCTGGCCTCGAGCCTGTCGGTCGCCGGCATCGTGCTGAGCGTGGGCGCCTCGATGTTCCCCTTCATCCTGCCCTCGTCGATCCAGCCGCAGGCCAGCCTGACGGTGTGGGATTCCTCCTCGAGCCACCTGACCCTGTTCATCATGCTGTTCTGCGCCTGCATCTTCCTGCCGCTGATCATCATGTACACCAGCTGGGTCTACAAGGTCTTGTGGGGCAAGGTGAATCCGACCGACATCCGCGATGGCCAGGGCCACGCCTACTAA